From a single Miscanthus floridulus cultivar M001 chromosome 8, ASM1932011v1, whole genome shotgun sequence genomic region:
- the LOC136469637 gene encoding uncharacterized protein, producing the protein MVDPIINMKRLTKMLMDGGSGLNIMYAETLDAMGIDQSHIRPIGAPFHGIVPGKQVVVITIGTSFQCAYECEVECCEHAVTIVTSKELAAIREEVVEEAPDPKRSAVSFEPIEGAKKVLIDPNGSEGKVVRIGTMVSSK; encoded by the exons atggtcgacccgatcatcaacatgaagcggctcaccaagatgctaatggatggaggcagtggcctcaacatcatgtatgctgaaacgctcgacgccatgggcatcgaccaatCGCACATCCGGCCGATTggggcgcctttccacggcatcgtaccTGGAAAGCAGGTCGt ggtcatcaccatcggcacctccttccaatgtgcctatgagtgcgaggtcgagtgctgcgaacacgccGTGACAATTgtcacctccaaagagcttgcagccattagggaggaggtcgtcgaagaagcgcccgaccccaagcggtcggctgtgtctttcgagcctatagagggtgccaagaaggtcctcatagaccccaatggctctgagggcaaagtggtgcggaTTGGCACCATggtttcctccaaatag